From the genome of Aspergillus oryzae RIB40 DNA, chromosome 4:
GACTAGGCGTTGGGGGACCGGTGGCTGTACGTCGATGCACACCCCTATCTGCCTTTGTATATCGTTAACTACTCctactattatatattaatattgAAATAGCTCCTAGCCCCCATCCCGATACTCCTATACGCCCTTACAGCACCAGCAACTAACCCACCACCCCTCGCCCTAACCCTAACACTTATCTTTACCATATCCTTCACCCTAACAGCCACCTACAACATCCTAAACATCCTCCTCGTGGACCTCCACTAtacaacaccagcaacaaTAATGGCGACAAATAACCTCGTCCGATGCTTCCTAGgcgcagcagcaacagccctTGTCCACCCCTGTATTCAACGCTTCGGTGTTAGGGCCACATGTTGCGGTGTGGCTATTGTCGTCCTAAGCGTCGCTCCTCTGTTATGGATGGTGTGGAAATGGGGCTTACAgtggagaaaaagagggtaGTGTTTCTTTTACCTACTACGTATTGTGCAGCATGGCCCAATTACTATCCTCCGAGCTTTGGGGTTTGTTTGGATTCGATCAGATCTTGTGTACCTCGTCATCCTTTTCTCACATTCCTTTCCTAATCTCATCCATATTATGAATTATGTTTTCTCCGATGTTTGCAAGTGGTCATTTCCCCCAAAGCACAGATCAACTGGTTTGTTTGTCATGATTAATTGCCGTGGCTTCAACGTTACACATCGTGTCTTCGGTTTGAAATGACAAGACCCAAGAGAGTACTATAAAGAGGATTGGAAAGTCCGGTTATACTCGTTTCATATCAGGTCTATAGCATATCAGCAATCGTTAGGAACAATGTTATGCATTTTATTATATCTTCTCTGGACTGGGGCAGTAGCTCAAATAAGTCCTTTGCCTGCCGATATCCCGATCTTGTATTTCCGATACCCTGAAACATCGTGGATATATCCTGGGGATGTTGTATTGAAATCTAGTATGGTTGTTACTTATGCTTACTTTATGATTGTGATGATGTTATGTCTAACCATCAATACTGGAAGCAGGAACAGCAGATCTACCCATAATAAGCGCGCGGGGACTTAATCCCGAATTGACCTATCTCCTACTATTTTTTGACTTGGACGTTATCTACGGCATGAACGCAACAGTCGCATTACACTGGTATCAGCCCGACATGCTCTGCATTATGCAAGACACAGGTCTATTGGATATGTCTAATAATAAGCGGATCTCGGACGAGATAAACGGATATTCAAATGGCGGCATCCTCGTGAATAAGAGCTTGGGCGCTGAATACATTGCTCCAAGACCACCGCCCTTCTCACACCATCGATACGTCTACCTCCTCTTCACCCAAAAGGGGGACTACCAATTCCCGCAGTGCTATTCCCATATCTTCCCGCAGACGGCAACGGCGAGAGCTGGCTTCGATATCCAGCAGTTCGTAGATGTTGCTAGGCTTGGTGCACCAGTAGCCGGGAACTATCTTATTGTGGAGTATGACGGGCCCGAGATAGAGCCGACAGCGACGGCTGGTCCGACGACGACGTGGCTAAGGTCTATTCTGT
Proteins encoded in this window:
- a CDS encoding YbhB/YbcL family Raf kinase inhibitor-like protein (predicted protein), which codes for MLCILLYLLWTGAVAQISPLPADIPILYFRYPETSWIYPGDVVLKSIALHWYQPDMLCIMQDTGLLDMSNNKRISDEINGYSNGGILVNKSLGAEYIAPRPPPFSHHRYVYLLFTQKGDYQFPQCYSHIFPQTATARAGFDIQQFVDVARLGAPVAGNYLIVEYDGPEIEPTATAGPTTTWLRSILCEGSDPTGSAAAKACEMEGSLQIVM